A single Pirellulales bacterium DNA region contains:
- a CDS encoding ABC transporter ATP-binding protein, translating to MSVIEIAGLAKTYRVYQKREGLWASIRGLWHRQYREVQAVAGIDLKVEQGEFVAFLGPNGAGKTTTLKLLSGVITPTAGLATVMGYVPWKRENAYRRRFALVMGQKNQLWWDLPAQESFRLHQEIYRIEPAQFERRRDELVDLLSVRQLLGQPVRELSLGERMKMELIAALLHSPEVLFLDEPTIGLDVVAQHNIQIFLRHYQQARKITILLTSHYMKDVAALCRRVVVITLGKIMYDGSLAGIIDRFSKHKVVSLQLAEENMNGPWNRYGEVIEQKMPTVRLRIARDVIPETLAAILANHQIEDVSVEDPPLEQVIADLFSQASSQAGKQMEQLAVSD from the coding sequence ATGAGTGTCATTGAAATTGCCGGCCTGGCGAAAACGTATCGCGTGTACCAAAAGCGCGAAGGGTTGTGGGCTTCCATTCGTGGGCTGTGGCATCGGCAATATCGCGAAGTGCAGGCGGTGGCGGGAATTGATCTGAAGGTGGAGCAGGGGGAGTTCGTCGCCTTTTTGGGACCCAACGGAGCCGGCAAAACCACCACGCTGAAATTGCTCTCCGGCGTCATCACGCCGACGGCCGGCTTGGCCACCGTGATGGGCTACGTGCCGTGGAAGCGCGAGAACGCATATCGCCGCCGGTTCGCGCTGGTGATGGGGCAGAAAAATCAATTGTGGTGGGATTTGCCGGCCCAAGAATCGTTCCGGCTGCATCAGGAAATTTACCGGATTGAGCCGGCGCAGTTCGAACGCCGTCGGGATGAGCTGGTCGATTTGCTTTCCGTGCGGCAGTTGTTGGGGCAGCCGGTGCGCGAGCTGTCGTTGGGCGAGCGGATGAAAATGGAATTGATTGCGGCGCTGTTGCACTCGCCGGAGGTGTTGTTTTTGGACGAGCCCACCATCGGGCTGGACGTGGTTGCGCAGCACAACATTCAAATCTTTTTGCGGCATTACCAGCAGGCGCGAAAAATCACGATTTTACTGACCAGCCATTACATGAAAGACGTGGCTGCGCTGTGCCGGCGGGTGGTGGTGATTACGCTCGGTAAAATCATGTACGACGGCTCGCTGGCCGGCATTATCGACCGGTTCAGCAAGCACAAAGTGGTTTCGCTGCAATTGGCCGAGGAAAACATGAATGGCCCGTGGAACCGCTACGGCGAAGTGATCGAACAAAAAATGCCAACCGTGCGGCTGCGGATTGCCCGCGATGTCATTCCGGAAACGCTGGCCGCGATTTTGGCCAATCATCAAATTGAAGACGTGAGCGTGGAAGACCCGCCGCTGGAACAGGTGATTGCCGATTTGTTTTCGCAGGCATCGTCGCAGGCGGGAAAGCAAATGGAGCAGTTAGCGGTTAGCGATTAG